The following coding sequences lie in one Apostichopus japonicus isolate 1M-3 chromosome 13, ASM3797524v1, whole genome shotgun sequence genomic window:
- the LOC139978278 gene encoding U6 snRNA-associated Sm-like protein LSm6, with amino-acid sequence MSRKQTPSDFLKQIIGRPVVVKLNSGVDYRGVLACLDGYMNIALEQTEEYVNGQLKNKYGDAFIRGNNVLYISTQKRSY; translated from the exons ATGAGCAGAAAACAGACGCCTAGTGACTTTCTTAAACAAATCATTGGTCGCCCAGTTGTGGTCAAACTGAACTCGGGTGTTGATTATAGAG GTGTTCTTGCTTGTCTAGATGGCTACATGAATATTGCTCTGGAACAGACAGAAGAGTATGTGAACGGACAGCTGAAGAATAAGTATGGCGATGCATTCATCAGAGGCAATAATG TTTTATACATCAGTACACAGAAGCGAAGTTATTAA